The genomic region CACCGCGAGGTCAATGAACTCCCGCTCCGGCACCCCCCGTTGGCTGCACGCCAACGTCAACAACGCCTCGATCAACCGCTCCTGCTCCTGCCCGGCGGCCCGCACCCGAAGACAGGCCGACCGCAGAGCGGCGACATCGGCCCCGGGATCGGCGAGCGCGACATCGATGACGGCCTGCTGAAGGGTGAGCGGCGTACGCAACTCGTGCGACGCGTTGGCGACGAACCGGCGCTGCGCCTCGAAGGCACCTTCGAGCCGGGCGAGCAGATCGTCGAACGTGTCGGCGAGGTCCTTGAGTTCGTCGGCCGGTCCGGCCACCGCGAGCCGCCGGTGCAGGGCGTCCGCGGAGATCCGCCGCACCGCCCCGGTCATGGTCCTGAGCGGCGCGAGCACCCGCCCGGCCACCAGCCACCCCAGTACGAGCGAGGCCACCGCCATGACGCCGAGCGCGATCCCCGACTCGACGAGGAGCTGGTGGAGCTGGTCGCTGCGCTGGGCGACCAGCTGCTCGCGTACGTATCCCTGGACGGCGGGCGCCCCCGGTTCCCACTCCCCCACAGGAACATCGGGCCTGCTCACCGACACCTTCTCGTTCTCACCGCGCTCGGCCACGAGGGCGTACGTGAGAGCCAGCAGCACCGCTCCCGCCACCACGAACAGCCCGCTGTAGAGCACGGTCAGCCGCCACCGAATGCTCTGCGCCGGCCGCGTGAGACGCGCCCTCACACCCGGTACCCGGCCTGCGCCACCGTCTCGATCAACGGCGGATCCCCGAGCTTGCGCCGCAGCCGGCTGACCGTCACCTTCACGGTCTGCGTGAACGGATCCGCGGCCTCGTCCCAGGCCCTCTCCAACAGCTCCTCGGCGGACACCACCGCCCCGCCCGCGCCCATCAGCAGCTCCAGGACCGCGAACTCCTTCGGACTGAGCGGGAGTTGACGCCCCTCGCGCGACACCACCCGCCGCGCGGGGTCGAGCCGCAGATCGCCGTGGACCAGCACCGGAGGCAGCGCGGGCTGCGCGCGTCGCCCCAACGCCCGTATCCGCGCGACGAGTTCGGTGAAGGCGAACGGCTTCGGCAGATAGTCGTCGGCACCCATCCCGAGACCCGCGACCCGGTCGGCGACCGTGCCGGACGCGGTCAGCATCAGTACCCGCGCCCGGCTGCCCCCCTCGGCCAGGGCCCGGCAGACCCGGTCTCCGTGCAGTCCGGGCAGATCACGGTCGAGTACGACGACGTCGTAGCCGTTGACCA from Streptomyces sp. NBC_00878 harbors:
- a CDS encoding cell wall metabolism sensor histidine kinase WalK — its product is MRARLTRPAQSIRWRLTVLYSGLFVVAGAVLLALTYALVAERGENEKVSVSRPDVPVGEWEPGAPAVQGYVREQLVAQRSDQLHQLLVESGIALGVMAVASLVLGWLVAGRVLAPLRTMTGAVRRISADALHRRLAVAGPADELKDLADTFDDLLARLEGAFEAQRRFVANASHELRTPLTLQQAVIDVALADPGADVAALRSACLRVRAAGQEQERLIEALLTLACSQRGVPEREFIDLAVVAAEQMRVLDGGPVRVSVELAPAPLLGDPQLIGRLVGNLVGNAVRHNVPSGEDGWVTVWTGVVGGRACLRVVNSGPVVPGDQVGVLFEPFRRLGVERVRAREGAGLGLSIVAAIAEAHGGVVEARARGEGGLWVEVGFPPPPPLPSPTLGFSPTLGFARAGGPP
- a CDS encoding response regulator transcription factor — encoded protein: MRVLVVEDHEELAETVAAGLRREGMAVDIALDGHAALERAMVNGYDVVVLDRDLPGLHGDRVCRALAEGGSRARVLMLTASGTVADRVAGLGMGADDYLPKPFAFTELVARIRALGRRAQPALPPVLVHGDLRLDPARRVVSREGRQLPLSPKEFAVLELLMGAGGAVVSAEELLERAWDEAADPFTQTVKVTVSRLRRKLGDPPLIETVAQAGYRV